ATTTTACTTTACTGCACTCAGTGTGATATTTCTCTCAAAAGTAGCCTTTTATCCTATAATGATTGGTAATCACGTCGGAATAGGGCAAATGCAAGAAATTCTCCAACCACTGCTGCATATACATTGATAAGTACTCTCACATGATACGAAATAGCTCGTAAAAAAGTGTCTTGCTTAAATAGTTTTTACATTCTCTTAGTCTGGGCATGGGATTCAGAATCATTTGACTGAAATGAAACCAGACCTTTGGACCGAATTTGGCAGAAAGGCAGGTTCATGGACGCGTTCATGATAGCGCGTATCAGCCAGGAATATCACTGGCAGATGTTTCGTTTCCGCGATGCTCAATAGGATTATGACCCCGTCATGCCAAATTCAGATTATTTGGAGTAACGAGGAAACATATTACATTAAGTTAGACCAGAGGAAATGAGGTACAATGTTTTATTCTTATTCCATGGACGTCTGTGCCGAAAATGAGTTCAGAGTTTGCACGTGGAATAGTACCAATTATTCATTCTTGGATTTTCATACTGCCGAGTTTTAAATCACTGGCAActcatgtttttcaaaaaacgcGGCCTTGGCGCTTGGTCCCTCACTATTTGTCGCTCCTGTGACGCATAtagatttccgcatgagccccggtggcgtggcgtgctttgcgatgtatcgattgatcggccatttaaacctatagaaaagtatcgataaacagggtgttcgcagcgaacaccttaataatcgattatttaccacagcttcaaatgggaaaatatcgatagatcgcaaaacacgccacgccgctgccaGAGATCATGAATTTACATGTGAAATAGGATTCACATGCGGGAATTGAGATGCGTCCTTGCGTCAGAAGGGCGACGTATTAAACTTGCCCATTTGTAAAAGAGCTCGCACAGTACGCTTTGAGAAGGACCCTGAAGTAAGCTGGACTATGGAAAATAGTATGCTCAAACCAGTACGTAACGAACTTTGCACAAAAGTGACCCAGATatttcaggagaaaaaaacCACTTTCCTGCAATTTTGTCAAAACATCTATGCAAATATCGAGCAATATGCATTGTCATatagtctagtggtccattttgatgAGGACGTCTTGAAGCTGTGCGTTTATTGCCCAGGTGGTTTTTCCTAGGAGAGCGTATTAGGGTAATGAATTTTGGTATTTCCTCCTGGGCGTGAATGTCATTTCGAGGTTCTTGGCAGATCGAAGAATGAGAGCGAACACCACATACAATTCCGACTGGTCGTAAGATGATTTGAAGGTGAAATTTCGGATGAGATAGGAAATTACAATTTTCATCTCCATCATAGCGAACTTCTGACCTGAAATCAGACGGTGATGTGAAAATATGGTGTAGAGTGGACGTAACTCATGCATTTACGTGGCACGTTTATAAGGCGAAGAAAGTTCGGTGCAAAACAAAGTTTTTGGTACAGGgaaccgaaattttcagttacagAAACCAGATTTCGGGTTATGCAAAATTTGTTCCTATAATCAAAACTAATCCGAACAACTGATATATTTGATGTGAAGAGAAATTCAGTCATAGTAACCGATTCTTCTACTCAGTGTAGGAACGGAAGGGTGGCGAAAATGACTGACCTGATTTTTATAAATGAGTTCTTTAGTGATAAACTCTAAAAGCTGAGACTGGAGAttgttttctaaaaataaaaaaaaatagcagaCAAGAAACattaattggacgcatttctgtcaaacggaactatgtccaccatgacgtgagccctgttatacatttattcttatgggacgcagggctcatgccttgatgcacatagctccgtttgatagaaacacgtccaattggactattatttctgttaaacggaactgagcgccaaattgagttccttttgaggattttagaagcccggatagcgcgttctgtcaaacggaacttttaagcgccatgaaaaagcattaagagtataggacggaacgagcatcgcgttccgcaaaaCCCGctaatccaagcccccccccccctctcccttccccccctgatggcgcttagttccgtttgatagaagtacgtcAAATTGTTGTAAAAATCAATCTGATTCAACTTTATAATGAATATTATCGTGTGTTGATATCGACGGtcaaactaccagaccacgttcctcgctttgcgacgttgtagacttcctgtcatacttcattttttaaatggaaaactaataCATGtaagttcttgaaaacttccgtgaattttcttctctctaaaaaaagCTCTGTGAAAACCCGGAATAATATTTATTTGTCCTCTTTTAAACAAGTAAAATTGGAGGGGTCATTTTTAAGCcgcgcaaacgagatacatggtctggtagtttcaccattgacATTCAATTTCTCTTCTGAGATCTTCTGAATGAGAATTGTAACGATATGATAATGAATTGAACGGAATTcgaattaaacaaaataaaatcgtACCTATACAATTCCTAGCACCAGCAGCGAAAGGAGCGTAAGCATATGCGTGTCTTCCTTTGCTATTTTCCGGGGTGAAGCGATCAGGGTCAAACTTCTCTGGGTCAGGGAAGTATTTTGGATCACGGTGAAGACCGAAAACACTTAGGATAAATTTTGTGCCGGCTGGCAATGTGTAGTCACCTGAAAGGGTAGAATTACACAAAGTCACgcattatgaaaaaattaaggatacTATGATTTCGTTTAGTAGAGAGCCTTTAAAATACATATATGGAAAcataaaaatatgaattcaGTAGCTTAAAAAGAAATTATTGCCTCCTCATCGAAATAGTATAAAATTGCATGACTTAGCTTTATTGCTGCTTGATTTCGACGCGAAGGACCGAAAGTAATTTAACCTTTCTCgccaaaaaatgtggaaaataaaggaagtgaaataatttctgaattGGAATCATTCTGTATTTATGATCCGTTTGTAATTAATGAACTCTGAATTATTGTTCAAATTCACGATTAGCTCAAATACCCGAAATCATCTATTTTTTCCTATTAGTATTGCGAGCTTCTATATGTTTTAGAAATATATACATTGTGTAAGTTTAAAAGTGATTTGTAACTTATTTACAATTAACTCGAAATCATCGATCAAGGAGTTTTTTTCAAGTCACTAGATtcttatatttttcatatttatacACTTCATTTGCAACTATGGGTTAATTTTCTTCGCTTGTTTCTATTTCTACAAAATGCCTTAGAATTTAAATCTTGTCAAAGGAGCAAAATGGTAACAAAAGCCTGCATTAAAAGTGCTAAACAGTATGTGAGGCtcacaaaataatcaattacaGTCAAAAGTAGACATTAGTTGCAAATTTTAGCTGACCAATTTCTGCAAGAAACATCTTTTATCAGTTTTTGTTGTGCAAAATCCTCATTGTCCTTgatttaaaatctcaaaatactTGTAATCATGAGAGGGCTAGAGCTTACGATGCAAAACCACtttaagaaaatcaaattaCCCATAGGAATATCACATGGCACTTCTCTTGACAGTTGTGGAACGCTAGGAAACAGTCTTAATCCCTCTTTGATACACTGCTCTAGATACTTCATGCTTGACAAGTCATCCATGTTTGGCCTTCGGTCCGAGTCTTGAAAAATGCTGTGGAGCTCTTGATAACATTTTTCCTATAATAATCAATGCCAATCAAATTAGCATCATCAGGTATTTTCCTCAATGTAATTTCCTTTTCAAAACGACATTGTCACTTAATGTGTccggaatattttttttgaaaaattagcgaAAGAAAAAGTCGTTCACTTAGTAATTGAGATGAAGTCGATAGGCCTTCTTCTGGGACACAATAGAGCGCAAACGTTACAAGATGCACATTAGAAACGTGCTGTATAAATTTGGTAACTTAGCTCATCCTGGAGCAAACAGTTAAACTCAGTTGTGAAAATTCAAAGCGTATAATGGTCATACCCTAATACACGTATGTTTCCTTGCatcatgcgaaattgaaggcgatttattACACAATCCTTTTGCATAACTGCAATAGTGTGCCAAGACTCTCTTTTGTCATCAATGTTCCCCAAtgtcaagaaaatttcaaagagataaGTCTTAAtagttttcattttcacaaaatGACCCATATATTTTAAGAGAGGTTATTGCCAAAATGTAAAAGCTCTTAAAACGTtagttgaaatttgaaaaattcaaggggaTATGACATCCTCACCTGACACTCTGGATGAAGTCCTAAAAGCCAGACGGTGAATGCCAGTGCAGATGTAGTTGTATCGTGACCCTTCAGGAAAGATATTAAAAATAACATTCCATATAAATATTTTGTATTCAAGAAAAACACGAAAATCAGGAATCTTTGCTTAGTTACGGTCTTTTTGTCCACTAAATGGAGAGCAACTTATTTGAGATGTAGATAATTTTCCAGAGTTAGATTCTTACTTGCCTGACTTGTCTAATTTTTTGATACCTCACACTTGAAAAAACGTAATTCAGACTCCTACAGAAACAAGCTTCAAAACACTTGATTAGGTCGATATTGTACTTAGGATTTAACGTTATCTTGGAGAAGGGATGCTCTTATATTATTCGTAATTGTAGTTTGTGTAGTTTACACAATGTGCCACATTGGTGACTTGGTGACTCTCGCATGCTGGCAAAATCGAGATTCATATATTTAAATGCCCGTTAAACAATCAACGATCGATAATacttaatcgattatttataatggATAAAAATAGGGGCAAAACTAATTTTACCATCCACAAAATAGCAACTGACAAGTAGCTATGTTAGGATGCTAACATGATGCATTATTTCACAcgcattttcattttatattttgatttttttaaatatttttttctgatcggTAAAGTTAGTCATGTGTACCTCAAACATAAAAGTGGCAACCTCATCTCTCATATCCTGCTCTGAGAAAGGAAATGACCCATCTTCAACTGCTTCGATCAGTTGGTCTAGGAAAATCAGATTCTTCTTGCCtggaaagaagagaaaatgtaTGTTTAGGTACTAAGAtttttgacaaagaaaaaagttaGTGAAGGGCCACTTACCAGGAGTGTTAAAAAAATCACTCTTGTATAGAATGATGGCAGAATCCCTCATGTTATCCTTCTTGGAGTTTATAAATAAACGGTCAAGGTCGAAATTTCAAGATGTGACTTATAACCACCTTGACTTGGAACTCCTTTGAGTGCGTCTTCCATTTGCTTAGTATTATTTGCTTAttgatgctaaaaggaaccatgtgcataggttttgcgtaagacatagttccttttagcataaatacgttcatttaaaataaacttgagaaaatttcaatccaAAACAGCGTGCGTTATTACGCAGgaagcattaaaaaaaatcagttgccAAATATGTTCACACAACTGTCCCAAACTAGGGCGCCTTTATTCTTTGCTTTGGCAACTTACACGTAGGCTGAGcgggaatttttgtcatttaaaaGGCCAATGCACTTAAATATCATGCATAGGCAACATGCACATCCCTTGAACAAGAATATTTGCATCAAAAAACAATGATGCCGTaatttttttggtacaaaatgCCAAAATATGCTGCCGTTGAGATGAAACACTGAGGTTTTTAGATTGTATGGTTTTATCATTTTACCGGATGGATTATGGTTACCTGGATATTATTTTTTCGTCCggtttttcttgatttctgagtTAGGCTATATACATTTCGGAATTTAGTTTCTTCTTCAGGTCAAAAGACAACCATCAAAATTTTGGCCGGAAGAAGGAGGAAAATTCCGAAATGTACATGGCCTAactcagaaatcaagaaaaaccagacgagaaaataataataataatattcaggTAATAACTGAGGTTTGTCGTATCAACGTTGCACTATTATTACACGTGAAGGTGAACTTGCCTCAATTTCCTGAATAAATTGGGAATAAATATAGTCAAGTACCTTTGCCAGTGGAACTGTTGGAATCGGTCGACTCAAAGGAATCATCAAGTTGAGACTCTTCACTCTCCGATTTGCTTTGCTCTTCTTTGTCTTTCAGTGCTCTAATGATTCTTCGCTTTTCAATAATCTAGAAATATTACCAGAACTGTTAGATGagaatagaataaaataaatgagcTTAGTAATCAATAATATCATGAAGCTCGCGATAATTTGAGGTGTCAATAAAAGCACATTATTACTACTTTCAAATATATTTCATGTACTAGGTTAATAGCTAGAGCTATTTTTTCTCTGCCTGTAAACTGTAGCGATGCAATAGACTAATTTAATGGCCGTGGGATTCTTGCAATAATCGGCTTATCGATTATAGTTCCAAccaaaaaaatagaatatatATGTGAGTCCAAATTTTACGTAGTGTATTAATTCAACGAGATgtcattaaaaaatcagtaataaaTAATTACCGACTaattaaaaacaataaatttaatttgatGAGCACTTCGTCGCATTCTATCACCCTAGCGTTCTGACGACGCAGTTAAGTGAGGTATCTCGAGGTGAAAGGAAAGTTCATTTCGAGGAATAGTACCcattacaaaaaaatgaagaaacaaTGTTTTGTAATTACTTTTAAGCAGCGTAGACCGGTAATGGCGGAGCTTTAATACGCGGGTATTAGAGCTTTCcgttcatttattttaatgagCGTACACCATCCTCtcaaagaatggaaaaagttgACGCTGAGGAGTTTTCAATCAAGATAGAAACTATTTGTTAGGAACTAAGAGTTGTGATTTATCTCCGTTTCTTCACCAGTGATTATCCGTTCAGGTGTGCGTGCAATTGCAATAGAgcgaatatgaaaaaaaaaatgattcttgatgGTGGGAGCTCACTAAATGAAGCCCTTTCCGACCAAACAGCATATAAaccaggggcggatccagcaatttggcaacaacggattcccTCCTTTTacacctatgttaaataatcgattcttgtggggcacttggcccctccaagaatcgatacatttccataggtttaaatggagaaaaacagtgttgccagtttgctggatccgccaatgatatAAACATGTCAACGTCGTTAAGACAGCGAGACTCTTCCTTTTGAGCGCTCACCTTGTTAGTAGTGTACCAACAATCAAAACATCAAACATCGATACAAAATGCAATAACATTCTCGATGCAATTTCTAAGGAACAGAAAGTCATATCAATTACCTTATGGTTTATTTTGTTGACAATGTCCAcatcttttcttaattttcggCCAATCGATAGCATGTAAAAACTGCTATCATTCCATAACCACGGCTTGAACATTCTGGACATCATGGTATGGGTCGCCCTAAGAAGTAAAGATTTGAGTTATTAATGAATATACATGTATTTGAGATAATAGCAGTATAGAAATATAACTTTAAACGAGTTTTTCCTGGCTtttttgaactaaaaaattgataagctCCGAACAGTTGGATAAAAATACTCGAGCGAGACTCATGTATTTacattgaaagttttgaaagatAGACTGTGTGCAATAATTTAGGACTATTAAAATGTACGTCGAATAGAGGCTATTACGAAACTGTATGGCAAAGAGGGGGGGAGAGGGCTGTAATGACGGAGTTGGAAGTAGAAAACCACTTAAGGGTCTACTAAACTCCAAAGCCCCTAGGATGTTTTTAGTTTTCCTGTAAATAGGTCCGTCCGCTTGATGATCCTCTTGCGTGTTGACGATTCAGCGGAGCGAATATGTCTGCAAAACATATCGGAGAAAAGTGCTCTATCTGTACTGAGAGGAAAAGGTTCGGTCGAATAAACCATAAGCACGTAGCTCCAAATAGGCCGTACGCctgacaaaaattacaaacactCAAACCTCGTTatcaatttataattttttgcataTAATGTTTAACCATTTTACTTAGGAAAGGTTTCAAAACTTACTCTTCGGTAGCAATAATGTACTTAAGATTTTTCGGATCTCTTAGAGCGTCGATTTTCACACCCATCGCGGTAtctaaaagaaataaaacaatatATGGTATAATGATTAAATATGCTCAAATAGCACAATTAAACTTGCAGGTTGTTTTAAAAGTATCTCTGGAAACTATAAAATGTTTCAGCGACGTCTGTTTTaagcttgaaaaaattaaaatatctcaaaaatactttgaaaacttttaggAGAAAAGTTAAGGGAATTTTCATATTGTGTATGTTTATAATTTTCTAACAGCAAAAGGTTTTTACAGAtttgggtgtttccttggaaacaCCCAAACTATCTCGtacgaaaaaaaatgttaataataataataatcagaAAAGGTTTTCTATATGCATGTACAAATACTTGTGTGTACAAGTTCTATATGTATGTACATGTATGTACTTATACGGCGCGCTAAGGGCACTCTGCGAGGTGAGGTTTGATACAACTAAGAATGTCCAGGCTCtctaaaatttctgagaaacatttttattatttctgaaaaatcaaaaaggaaCGTTTTTGTATGCTATAATTGTACCCATGAAATattatatactgccgtgctaaggaaaaacgcattaTGAGCcgtcaggagttgccaaattttctttgaaaaatcacttaTATTTCGAGATATTATATTCACACATATTCGTAAGATTTTCAATTGATcttacggaaaaatattcataactttactcaaaaataaacgttttatcggaggaaatctggcaactctcgaaagtacATACGGTGTTCTGCCTTGGCACGGTAGTATATGTGACAGTTATGTCATATCGCCGAAAAGCAAAAACACTGAAATCACAGGTTACCACAAAGATTGTCTAGAGCAATGAGCCCCATCAGCTTGAAAACATCAATTGAAACTCCACCAGCCTCATGTACTTTCTCGACCAAAGTCAAGGAGTTGTCCGTGAACGCGTCACAAAATCTGCTCAAGATGTTGAAGTGAAAAGATGGCGTGAGAAGTTTTCTGCTTTTCTGCCATCTTGGCCCTGGGGGACACATCAATATGCATACACCGTAAATACCAATAAACAGGATCTTGAGGGAGATGTGCTTGTATTATGCTTTTCCAACCCCGGTGGATCGACAATTTAAAGCAACGAGGATAATTTTCCAgtctgtaaattttatattttgtgtaTTCTTACAAGGTCTTATCATGTAATCTTGCATAGTTGACGCTGAGAAAAATAGAACCGCGCTGA
The genomic region above belongs to Bemisia tabaci chromosome 8, PGI_BMITA_v3 and contains:
- the LOC109040658 gene encoding cytochrome P450 4C1, encoding MRLILAALAVACCVLYYVAKFVRSYYKAYQHLKVVPGPPRDNLILGHVKDLFLDPADFIEESRERLKLYGPIQKVFLITHPFVLVAGAQYAEVFFTNKHLQCKSELYRFMHFWLGQGLLTACGPRWQKSRKLLTPSFHFNILSRFCDAFTDNSLTLVEKVHEAGGVSIDVFKLMGLIALDNLCDTAMGVKIDALRDPKNLKYIIATEEATHTMMSRMFKPWLWNDSSFYMLSIGRKLRKDVDIVNKINHKIIEKRRIIRALKDKEEQSKSESEESQLDDSFESTDSNSSTGKGKKNLIFLDQLIEAVEDGSFPFSEQDMRDEVATFMFEGHDTTTSALAFTVWLLGLHPECQEKCYQELHSIFQDSDRRPNMDDLSSMKYLEQCIKEGLRLFPSVPQLSREVPCDIPMGDYTLPAGTKFILSVFGLHRDPKYFPDPEKFDPDRFTPENSKGRHAYAYAPFAAGARNCIGQKFAMMEMKIVISYLIRNFTFKSSYDQSELYVVFALILRSAKNLEMTFTPRRKYQNSLP